ATTTATAACATTATCTATAATTTTCGCCACTGCAAATATCATCGCCATTAACGGGCTTATGGATGGGATGATATACGATTTCGTTGACAACACGGTTGAGTCGTCCATAGGTCATCTGAATATTTACCCGGATGATAATGAGCGTTTCATTGATGGACTTGGTATAAAGGAACAGAGGCTTGCAGCGTTAAAAGAGGTAGAAGCATATTCTCCAAGGCTCTCTGCAAGCGGAGTCTTATCACACAAAGAACTTTCTGCGCCTATCGTAGTTCTGGCCCTGGATCCTGAAAAAGAAAGGAAAGTGACAGAACTCCTCCAAAAACTCGACAGGGGCGCGCCTATAGACTCCAATGATAAGAATGCCATTCTTATTTCCTATCGTCTTGCAGAAGACCTGAAATTAGATGTCGGGGATGAAGCGGAGCTTGCCTTTGAGAACGGACAGGTCAAATTATATAATGTAAAAGGGATTGTCCGGACTGGAGACAAAGATTTTGACGGCTCCACAGTTGTAATGCCTCTTATTGAGGCTGATAGGCAGCTTGCAATTGATAATAGTGCTTCCGTTATCCTGATCAGGCTTTCGGATAAGGACCTGGCAGGTACATACAAGCAGGGGTTAATGCAGGATCTTGAAGTAAGTAATATTAAAACATGGAAGGAAGAGACCGAATTCTTGCTAAGTTTTGCAGATGCATGGAAAGGTTTTACTGCTGTTATATCCTCGGTTGGCTTGATTGCTGCAGCAATCTCGGTAGGAATAGTAATATACATAAATGTACTTCATAAAAGAAGGCAGATAGGGATAATGAAAGCCATAGGAGCGAAAGACTCCTTCATTTTTACGGTTTTTATAATAGAGGCTGCGCTTTTTGGCGTAATAGGAGTTTCCATTGGGAACATTGTGGGATACCTTGCAACCTGGTACCTGGAAACGCATCCTTTTTACGACGCCATAATGCAGACATGGATAAGCGCAAGGTTCGGCTATTACCTGCTTTATAATGCAACGCTCATTTCTTTTACAGTAACAATACTGGCCGGGGTATATCCGGCTATCAAAGCAAGCAGGGTGGACATTATTAAAGCCATTTGGGGGAAGTAAGATGTCAGGTGTTTTCTTTTATGCAAGAAAAGATGCCGAAAAAAATAAACGAATGTTTTTTTTAATTACAATAGCTATTGCGCTATCAACTGCAAATATTATCATCCTGAACGGGGTCATGGACGGCATAACCGATGACTTCCTTGAAAGGACAATGGAGACCACGTCAGGTCACCTTAATATTTATCCGAATGAGAATGACAGATACATAGATGGGTTGGGCATAAAAGAACAAAAACTTGAAGGTCTGGAAGAAGTAATCGCTTATTCTCCCAGAATTACCACAGGCGGTGCATTATCTTATAAGGAAAAGTCCAGGTCTGTGAGGATTATAGCTCTGGATCCTTCAAAAG
This region of Candidatus Methanoperedens sp. genomic DNA includes:
- a CDS encoding ABC transporter permease: FITLSIIFATANIIAINGLMDGMIYDFVDNTVESSIGHLNIYPDDNERFIDGLGIKEQRLAALKEVEAYSPRLSASGVLSHKELSAPIVVLALDPEKERKVTELLQKLDRGAPIDSNDKNAILISYRLAEDLKLDVGDEAELAFENGQVKLYNVKGIVRTGDKDFDGSTVVMPLIEADRQLAIDNSASVILIRLSDKDLAGTYKQGLMQDLEVSNIKTWKEETEFLLSFADAWKGFTAVISSVGLIAAAISVGIVIYINVLHKRRQIGIMKAIGAKDSFIFTVFIIEAALFGVIGVSIGNIVGYLATWYLETHPFYDAIMQTWISARFGYYLLYNATLISFTVTILAGVYPAIKASRVDIIKAIWGK